One Leclercia pneumoniae genomic region harbors:
- the bdm gene encoding biofilm-dependent modulation protein, which produces MFNYYSATNSSAQPELVNAIAQGLRAEMGAVTEDDILMELTKWVEASDNDILSDIYQQTINYVVSGQHAAL; this is translated from the coding sequence ATGTTTAATTATTATTCTGCGACCAACTCTTCCGCACAGCCGGAACTGGTAAATGCCATTGCACAGGGTTTACGTGCCGAAATGGGTGCTGTCACCGAAGATGACATTTTGATGGAGCTGACCAAATGGGTCGAAGCGTCAGACAATGACATCCTCAGTGATATCTACCAGCAGACCATTAACTACGTGGTTAGCGGTCAGCACGCAGCTTTATAA
- a CDS encoding LysR family transcriptional regulator, with protein MDQLLAMRAFARVVESGSFTRAADSLNMPNATLSKLVKSLEAHLGVQLLQRTTRRVSATPEGREYYEKASRVLIDIEDIDTAFNTAKQQPQGQLRIDVGGSTARDVLIPALPDFMRQYPGIRLELGVADRPVDLIRGSVDCVIRGGALEDSSLIARHIGNAEMVTCATPAYLKHHGTPAYPEELRNGHRLVSYLSPVTGRPFPFRFTDEDGVREMVMPHAIGINESNAHLAAAVAGMGIVQTFRYSAGELIREGKLVEILVKWRPPRYPFYVVYPQNRHVTHRLRVFIDWLTAIFPEGLNGPGR; from the coding sequence GTGGATCAATTATTGGCAATGCGCGCTTTTGCGCGAGTGGTAGAAAGCGGGAGTTTTACCCGGGCGGCAGACTCGCTGAATATGCCGAATGCGACCCTCAGCAAACTGGTGAAATCGCTGGAAGCGCATCTGGGCGTACAGTTATTACAGCGCACCACCCGTCGGGTAAGCGCTACGCCTGAAGGGCGCGAGTATTATGAGAAAGCCTCACGGGTGCTGATTGATATTGAAGATATCGACACCGCCTTTAATACAGCAAAACAGCAGCCTCAGGGGCAACTGCGCATCGACGTGGGTGGCTCAACGGCGCGGGATGTGCTCATTCCTGCGCTGCCAGATTTTATGCGCCAGTATCCCGGCATCCGCCTGGAGCTTGGCGTGGCCGACCGGCCGGTTGATTTGATCCGCGGCAGCGTGGATTGCGTGATCCGCGGCGGTGCGCTGGAAGACTCGTCACTTATTGCGCGGCATATCGGTAATGCGGAGATGGTGACCTGCGCCACGCCCGCCTATCTGAAGCACCACGGCACCCCCGCCTATCCCGAAGAGCTACGCAATGGCCACCGGCTGGTGAGCTATCTCTCCCCGGTCACTGGCCGTCCTTTTCCCTTTCGTTTTACCGACGAGGATGGGGTGCGGGAAATGGTGATGCCCCATGCCATCGGCATCAATGAGAGCAATGCTCACCTGGCCGCGGCGGTGGCAGGTATGGGTATTGTGCAGACTTTTCGCTATTCGGCTGGTGAATTGATACGGGAAGGGAAACTGGTTGAGATCTTGGTGAAATGGCGACCGCCGCGGTATCCGTTTTATGTGGTCTATCCACAAAACCGGCATGTGACGCATCGGTTGCGGGTATTTATCGACTGGCTGACGGCAATCTTCCCCGAGGGATTGAATGGCCCGGGGCGTTGA
- a CDS encoding OsmC family protein, giving the protein MTIHKHGSAHWSGDIKRGKGTVSTESGVLNQQPYGFNTRFEGAAGTNPEELIGAAHAACFSMALSLMLGEAGYTADSIDTKAVVSLDKTDSGFAISKIALESKVTVPGIDPQQFDGIIQKAKAGCPVSQVLNAEITLDYKLN; this is encoded by the coding sequence ATGACGATTCATAAACACGGTTCGGCGCACTGGTCTGGTGACATCAAACGCGGTAAAGGGACGGTTTCTACCGAAAGCGGCGTGCTCAACCAGCAGCCCTACGGCTTCAATACTCGCTTTGAAGGGGCGGCCGGTACCAACCCGGAAGAACTGATCGGCGCGGCGCATGCAGCCTGTTTCTCAATGGCGCTTTCGCTGATGTTGGGCGAAGCGGGTTACACAGCCGATTCCATTGATACCAAAGCGGTAGTGTCACTGGATAAAACGGACAGCGGTTTTGCCATCAGCAAAATTGCCCTGGAGAGTAAAGTGACGGTACCTGGCATTGATCCACAGCAGTTCGACGGCATTATTCAGAAGGCCAAAGCCGGTTGCCCGGTGTCGCAGGTGCTGAATGCTGAGATCACCCTGGACTATAAACTGAATTAA
- a CDS encoding Vmh family MBL fold metallo-hydrolase has product MKLTHLAVLCTLITPAAFAAPLTVESYNPQENAIFAVSSTLVYGPKEAVLFDAQFSVKDGEALVEKIRRSGRKLNKIVITSGDPDFYFGLQPLVKAFPEAKILATRQVVDHINATKEAKLQFWGPQMKDGAPTNLYVPQVLASTTFMIDGEKVSIEHADDYAAYVWIPSAKTILGGTGVSWGIHVWTADTQTKESRQQWQQTLAAMAAHQPERVIPGHYLGTPPAGAEAIRFTQHYLAQFETALAQHKKSADVINTMKKAYPDLAEVSSLELSAKVNTGEMKW; this is encoded by the coding sequence ATGAAGCTTACCCACCTTGCCGTACTGTGCACCCTTATCACCCCCGCCGCCTTTGCGGCCCCATTGACCGTAGAGAGCTATAACCCGCAGGAGAACGCGATTTTTGCCGTCTCCTCAACGCTGGTTTATGGCCCGAAAGAGGCTGTCCTTTTTGATGCGCAGTTCAGCGTGAAAGATGGTGAAGCGCTGGTCGAGAAAATTCGTCGCAGCGGCAGGAAGCTGAACAAAATTGTGATCACCTCCGGCGACCCGGATTTCTACTTTGGTCTGCAGCCGCTGGTGAAGGCCTTCCCGGAGGCCAAAATCCTGGCAACCCGGCAGGTAGTGGATCACATTAACGCCACCAAAGAGGCGAAACTGCAATTCTGGGGACCGCAGATGAAAGACGGTGCGCCGACTAATCTGTACGTGCCGCAGGTGCTGGCCTCCACAACTTTTATGATCGACGGCGAAAAAGTGTCGATAGAGCATGCTGACGATTACGCGGCTTACGTCTGGATCCCGTCCGCGAAAACCATCCTGGGGGGAACCGGCGTTTCCTGGGGCATTCACGTCTGGACGGCGGATACGCAAACCAAAGAATCCCGCCAGCAGTGGCAACAGACGCTGGCGGCGATGGCGGCCCATCAGCCAGAGCGGGTAATTCCGGGCCATTACCTCGGTACGCCGCCTGCGGGAGCGGAGGCGATTCGTTTTACTCAGCATTATCTTGCCCAGTTTGAAACTGCCCTGGCGCAGCATAAAAAATCGGCGGATGTGATTAACACTATGAAAAAAGCCTATCCTGACCTGGCCGAAGTTAGCTCGCTTGAGTTAAGCGCCAAAGTGAATACCGGCGAAATGAAGTGGTAA
- a CDS encoding ABC transporter ATP-binding protein has product MGDAVLAIDNLHLSFPVFRGEVHALNRVSLEVKRGEIVGVVGESGSGKSVTAMLAMRLLPEGSYRIHSGQVTLLGEDMLTAHEKQLRQWRGARVAMIFQEPMTALNPTRRIGRQMMEVIRQHQPLSRREAQQKAISLLEEMQIPDAARVMDRYPFELSGGMRQRVMIALAFSCEPDLIIADEPTTALDVTVQLQVLRLLKHKARASGTSVLFISHDMAVVSQLCDRLYVMYAGSVIETGATDALIAHPVHPYSIGLLQCAPENGEPREMLPAIPGTVPNLTRLPTGCAFRERCFAAGTQCSQIPPLSPHGATGQLAACWYPQLETRHV; this is encoded by the coding sequence ATGGGAGACGCAGTCTTAGCCATCGACAATTTACACCTGAGCTTTCCTGTTTTTCGCGGTGAAGTGCATGCTCTGAACCGCGTCTCGCTGGAGGTTAAGCGCGGCGAAATCGTGGGGGTAGTAGGCGAATCGGGCTCCGGTAAATCAGTTACCGCCATGCTGGCAATGCGCCTGCTGCCCGAGGGGAGTTATCGCATTCACAGCGGTCAGGTGACGCTACTCGGGGAGGACATGCTCACTGCCCACGAAAAACAGCTGCGCCAGTGGCGTGGCGCCCGGGTGGCGATGATTTTTCAGGAGCCGATGACCGCCCTTAACCCGACCCGGCGCATCGGCCGACAAATGATGGAGGTGATCCGCCAGCACCAGCCGCTCTCCCGCCGCGAGGCGCAGCAAAAGGCCATTTCGCTGCTGGAGGAGATGCAGATCCCCGATGCGGCGCGGGTGATGGATCGCTACCCGTTCGAACTCTCAGGGGGGATGCGCCAGCGGGTGATGATCGCCCTGGCCTTCTCCTGCGAGCCGGATCTGATTATCGCCGATGAACCCACCACCGCGCTGGATGTGACCGTCCAGCTGCAGGTGCTGCGGTTGCTGAAGCATAAAGCCCGCGCCAGCGGCACCTCGGTGCTGTTCATTAGCCACGATATGGCGGTCGTCTCGCAACTCTGCGATCGACTGTATGTCATGTATGCCGGAAGCGTGATCGAAACGGGAGCGACCGATGCCCTGATTGCCCATCCGGTGCATCCCTACTCTATCGGCCTGCTGCAGTGCGCCCCGGAAAATGGCGAACCGCGCGAAATGCTGCCGGCGATCCCCGGCACCGTACCCAACCTGACCCGTTTGCCCACGGGGTGCGCGTTTCGCGAACGCTGCTTCGCCGCCGGAACACAATGTAGCCAGATACCGCCGCTCTCACCGCACGGTGCCACCGGCCAGCTCGCGGCCTGCTGGTATCCGCAACTGGAGACTCGTCATGTCTGA
- a CDS encoding oligopeptide/dipeptide ABC transporter ATP-binding protein produces the protein MSEVLLELNRVHVNFPARKNWRGRVTEQVHALNGLDLQIKRGETLGVVGESGCGKSTLAQLLMGMLKPSTGECCHHDRSGMQMVFQDPLSSLDPRLPVWRIITEPVWIKTRSNERARRSLAEALAQQVGIRPEYLDRLPHAFSGGQRQRIAIARALSSDPDIIVLDEPTSALDISVQAQILNLLVNLQRERTLTYVLISHNVSVVRHMSDRVAVMYLGQIVELGETQQVLNSPSHPYTQLLLDSVPKTGAPLDDALALRKTDLPGNRQLPTGCYFRDRCPLATAGCEQPQALATVSGGRAVRCWRKLE, from the coding sequence ATGTCTGAAGTATTACTTGAGCTTAATCGAGTGCATGTGAATTTTCCGGCGCGGAAAAACTGGCGGGGACGGGTGACAGAACAGGTTCATGCCCTGAACGGGCTCGATTTGCAGATCAAACGCGGTGAAACCCTGGGGGTGGTCGGGGAGTCAGGGTGCGGTAAAAGCACCCTTGCCCAACTGCTGATGGGCATGCTGAAGCCCAGCACCGGCGAATGCTGCCACCATGACCGCAGCGGGATGCAGATGGTGTTTCAGGATCCGCTCTCCTCCCTCGATCCGCGCCTGCCGGTCTGGCGGATCATCACGGAACCCGTGTGGATAAAAACGCGCAGTAACGAACGCGCCCGCCGCAGTCTGGCCGAAGCGCTGGCGCAACAGGTGGGCATTCGCCCCGAATATCTCGATCGTCTACCGCATGCCTTTTCTGGCGGGCAGCGCCAGCGAATCGCCATTGCCAGGGCATTGTCATCGGACCCCGATATCATCGTGCTGGATGAGCCTACCAGCGCGCTGGATATTTCCGTGCAGGCACAAATTCTGAATCTGTTGGTCAATTTACAGCGTGAGCGGACGCTAACCTATGTGCTGATTTCCCATAATGTCTCGGTGGTCCGGCACATGAGTGACCGGGTGGCGGTGATGTATCTGGGGCAGATCGTTGAGCTGGGCGAGACACAGCAGGTACTGAATAGCCCGTCCCACCCTTACACCCAGCTGCTGCTGGACTCGGTACCGAAAACCGGCGCACCGCTGGATGATGCCCTGGCATTACGAAAAACCGATCTGCCGGGCAATCGTCAGCTGCCGACGGGCTGCTATTTCCGCGACCGCTGTCCGTTGGCCACCGCAGGCTGCGAACAGCCGCAGGCGCTTGCCACGGTTTCGGGTGGCCGTGCGGTGCGCTGTTGGCGTAAGCTTGAGTAA
- a CDS encoding VOC family protein, translated as MQTTVRGIDHIGITVPDIEQATLFLEQALDARILYRSVEPGSENIDPEAQQHTLRLFPGTEIRAIRMLALPHGPGIELFEMHGPHQQSPARPSDFGLQHFAVYVDDFSQAISRFTAAGGEIFTEPKALSFPAEKGEGNAFCYGKTPWGRVIELISWPSPMPYEKYTELRRWKP; from the coding sequence ATGCAAACGACAGTAAGAGGTATTGACCACATAGGTATTACGGTGCCTGATATTGAACAAGCCACGTTATTTTTAGAACAGGCACTGGACGCGCGCATTTTATATCGCTCTGTCGAACCCGGCAGCGAGAATATCGACCCTGAGGCGCAGCAGCATACGTTAAGATTATTCCCCGGCACGGAAATACGCGCCATCCGCATGCTGGCCTTGCCGCACGGCCCCGGTATCGAACTCTTTGAAATGCACGGCCCACACCAACAGTCCCCCGCCCGCCCCAGCGATTTTGGCCTGCAGCACTTTGCTGTCTATGTCGATGATTTTTCGCAGGCAATCAGCCGTTTTACCGCAGCCGGCGGCGAGATATTTACCGAACCAAAAGCGCTCTCTTTTCCCGCTGAAAAAGGAGAAGGTAATGCGTTTTGTTATGGTAAAACCCCTTGGGGGAGAGTGATTGAATTGATCTCGTGGCCTTCGCCAATGCCTTATGAAAAATATACGGAACTGCGTCGCTGGAAGCCATAA
- a CDS encoding LysR family transcriptional regulator: protein MDRVIAAQVYNRICELGSLSAAARALGISRPMVSRYLEQMEKWAGTRLVNRSTRKLTLTAAGENVLQKTRTLAQLSHEIEGHAPRDLPSGTLRVACAHFTALHMLAPILPDFLARYPQVRVELDVNNHPVSLVGERIDVAIRITDNPEPGMIARKLGRCRSVLCASPHYLATHGTPQHPQALAQHNCLHYSFFAGQSWQFITPEGEGLSVAVGGNLSASISSLLLAAAVAHCGIAMLPEQEAQAALAQGELVPVLPELTPKPLSIFGIYQSREYQPAALRLFLDAVEQHLRN, encoded by the coding sequence ATGGATCGCGTCATTGCCGCTCAGGTCTATAACCGCATATGTGAACTGGGGAGCCTGAGCGCGGCAGCCCGTGCGCTGGGTATTTCACGCCCGATGGTGAGCCGCTATCTGGAACAGATGGAAAAGTGGGCCGGAACCCGGCTGGTGAACCGCTCGACCCGCAAGCTCACGCTGACGGCGGCAGGGGAGAACGTGCTGCAGAAAACCCGTACGCTGGCGCAGCTGTCGCACGAGATCGAAGGCCATGCGCCCCGCGATCTGCCCTCCGGTACGTTACGCGTCGCCTGCGCCCATTTTACCGCCCTCCATATGCTTGCCCCCATTTTGCCTGATTTTCTGGCGCGCTACCCGCAGGTGCGCGTCGAGCTGGATGTGAATAATCACCCGGTCAGCCTGGTGGGAGAACGGATTGATGTCGCTATTCGCATCACGGATAACCCGGAGCCGGGCATGATTGCCCGTAAGCTGGGGCGCTGTAGGTCAGTGCTCTGCGCCTCGCCGCATTATCTGGCTACTCATGGCACACCGCAGCACCCGCAGGCATTAGCTCAGCATAACTGTCTGCATTACAGCTTTTTTGCCGGGCAGTCCTGGCAATTTATCACCCCGGAGGGGGAGGGGCTGAGCGTAGCCGTCGGGGGTAATCTCAGCGCCAGTATCTCATCGCTCTTACTGGCTGCTGCCGTAGCCCACTGCGGAATTGCCATGCTGCCCGAGCAGGAGGCGCAGGCTGCGCTGGCGCAGGGTGAACTGGTGCCGGTATTGCCCGAACTCACGCCTAAGCCCTTGTCTATTTTCGGTATCTATCAGTCACGCGAATACCAGCCCGCCGCGCTGCGCCTTTTCCTTGACGCCGTTGAACAACATCTGCGCAATTAA
- a CDS encoding SDR family oxidoreductase, with the protein MNNALNGKIALVTGGTSGIGLATAKELIAQGAKVYITGRREAELEKALIALGDAATGIRADASQLADLDKVYGQIAEQAGRLDILFANAGGGDMLPLGEITEEHFDRIFATNVRGVLFTVQKALPLLSNGSSVILTGSTVSVMGTANFSVYSASKAAVRNFARSWALDLQGRGVRINVVSPGPIKTPGLGDLVPEEQRQGLFDALAAQVPLQRIGEPEEVGKAVAFLASDAASFINATELFVDGGMAQI; encoded by the coding sequence ATGAACAACGCACTGAATGGAAAAATCGCACTCGTCACCGGCGGCACCAGCGGCATCGGTCTGGCAACAGCCAAAGAGTTAATTGCGCAGGGGGCGAAGGTGTACATCACCGGTCGTCGCGAAGCCGAGCTGGAGAAAGCGCTGATCGCGCTGGGCGATGCTGCCACCGGCATCCGCGCAGACGCATCGCAGCTTGCTGACCTCGATAAGGTTTATGGACAGATCGCAGAACAGGCCGGGCGGCTGGATATCCTCTTTGCCAACGCGGGCGGCGGCGACATGTTGCCGCTGGGAGAAATTACCGAAGAACATTTTGACCGTATTTTCGCCACTAACGTGCGCGGCGTGCTCTTTACCGTACAGAAGGCGCTGCCGCTGCTGTCGAATGGGTCTTCGGTGATCCTGACCGGCTCTACGGTCTCGGTGATGGGAACGGCTAATTTCAGTGTTTACAGCGCCAGCAAGGCGGCGGTACGTAACTTTGCCCGCTCCTGGGCGCTGGATTTACAGGGGCGCGGTGTGCGGATTAACGTGGTAAGCCCTGGCCCGATTAAAACCCCAGGACTTGGCGATCTGGTGCCGGAAGAGCAGCGCCAGGGGTTGTTCGACGCGCTGGCCGCTCAGGTCCCGCTGCAACGCATTGGCGAACCGGAAGAGGTGGGTAAAGCCGTGGCCTTCCTGGCCTCCGATGCCGCCAGCTTTATCAATGCCACCGAACTGTTTGTCGATGGCGGTATGGCGCAGATCTAG
- the sra gene encoding stationary-phase-induced ribosome-associated protein: MKSNRQARHILGLNYKLSNQRKVVIENNQESVTTHATGRKRHADK; the protein is encoded by the coding sequence ATGAAATCGAACCGTCAGGCACGTCACATTCTGGGGCTGAACTACAAACTCTCTAACCAGAGAAAAGTGGTGATTGAAAACAATCAGGAGTCAGTTACCACCCATGCGACCGGCAGAAAGCGCCACGCAGATAAATAA
- a CDS encoding mannuronate-specific alginate lyase — protein MRLLLVLAFLPSLLWAAPLVPPPGFTRPLPHTLAGKCVDLPAPWTGALDFPSKYAGSDSARATLNPAAERAFRSHTQPIVDFERGISTMVWRYKQSGDPATLNCLLKGYRAWARAGALTSTQTNHTGRAMRKWALATLATGWLTLQPQPEDAQVAHWLGELADLVVADWDGLALQKTNNHSYWAAWAVMSTAVALDRQDLYDWSIKVFRLAAGQIAADGQLPNEQKRGARALAYHNYALQPLVMIASFAAANGQDLLKENHGALGRLAGYVLSQRETDPVWLAPWCNLTRCNATTRALRDARQPLESRRLGGNLTLIYAP, from the coding sequence ATGCGTTTATTACTTGTTTTGGCCTTTTTACCCTCCCTGCTCTGGGCGGCACCGCTGGTGCCGCCGCCGGGGTTTACCCGCCCCCTGCCGCACACCCTGGCCGGAAAGTGTGTCGATCTGCCTGCCCCCTGGACCGGGGCGCTGGACTTTCCCAGTAAATATGCAGGCTCAGACAGCGCGCGCGCCACCCTGAACCCTGCAGCGGAACGCGCGTTTCGCTCCCATACCCAACCTATTGTCGACTTTGAACGCGGTATCTCGACCATGGTCTGGCGCTATAAACAGAGCGGCGATCCCGCCACGCTCAACTGTCTCCTGAAGGGTTATCGCGCATGGGCCCGCGCGGGGGCATTAACCTCAACCCAGACCAACCATACCGGGCGGGCAATGCGTAAATGGGCGCTGGCCACTCTCGCTACAGGCTGGCTGACGCTACAACCGCAGCCTGAAGACGCGCAGGTTGCGCACTGGCTCGGGGAACTGGCGGACCTGGTGGTGGCAGACTGGGACGGTCTGGCGCTGCAAAAAACCAATAATCACAGCTACTGGGCGGCCTGGGCGGTGATGAGCACGGCGGTTGCGCTCGACCGTCAGGATCTGTACGACTGGTCAATAAAGGTGTTTCGCCTTGCCGCCGGGCAGATCGCCGCCGATGGGCAACTACCCAACGAACAAAAACGCGGTGCACGCGCGCTGGCTTATCATAATTACGCCCTGCAACCGCTGGTGATGATCGCCAGCTTTGCTGCAGCGAACGGACAGGATCTACTGAAGGAGAATCATGGTGCCCTGGGGCGGCTGGCGGGATACGTTCTGAGCCAGAGAGAAACCGATCCGGTGTGGCTGGCACCCTGGTGCAATCTGACCCGGTGTAACGCCACGACGCGCGCCCTGCGTGACGCCCGTCAACCGCTTGAAAGCCGCCGTCTCGGCGGCAATCTCACGCTTATTTATGCGCCCTAG